A single genomic interval of Oncorhynchus mykiss isolate Arlee chromosome 13, USDA_OmykA_1.1, whole genome shotgun sequence harbors:
- the LOC110485763 gene encoding fibroblast growth factor 8b isoform X1, producing the protein MKKYLTYFNMRFKTSRLGYLLLQFLALCFYTQNTVQSHSPPPNFKHHVNEQCRLSDRMSRRLIRTYQLYSRTSGKHVQVLGNKKVNAMGDDGAVHAKLVVETDTFGSRIRIKGAKTGYYICMNKTGKLIGKRKGRGKDCIFTEIVLENNYTALQNAKYEGWYMAFTRKGRPRKASRTKQHQREAHFMKRQPKGHLLGDTQPFDVLPLSVVPFHPRRTKHTHHHSSGAH; encoded by the exons ATGAAGAAATATTTGACTTATTTCAATATGAGGTTTAAAACATCGAGATTAGGCTACCT GTTACTTCAGTTCTTAGCGCTGTGTTTTTACACACAG AACACAGTGCAGTCCCACTCCCCACCTCCTAATTTCAAGCACCATGTGAACGAGCAGTGCCGGTTGTCTGACCGGATGAGCCGCAGGTTGATTCGGACCTACCAGCTCTACAGCCGGACCAGCGGCAAACATGTCCAGGTTCTGGGCAATAAGAAAGTGAATGCCATGGGCGACGACGGAGCTGTGCACG CCAAACTTGTGGTGGAGACGGACACGTTTGGTAGTCGTATTCGGATCAAAGGGGCAAAGACGGGCTACTACATCTGCATGAACAAGACGGGGAAATTGATTGGCAAG cggAAGGGTCGCGGCAAAGACTGTATCTTCACAGAGATCGTTCTGGAGAACAACTACACTGCTCTCCAGAACGCTAAATATGAGGGCTGGTACATGGCCTTCACACGTAAAGGAAGGCCCCGCAAGGCCTCCAGGACCAAGCAACACCAGAGGGAGGCCCACTTCATGAAACGCCAGCCCAAGGGCCACCTCCTGGGTGACACCCAGCCCTTTGatgtcctccccctctccgtgGTCCCCTTCCACCCCCGGAGGACTAAACATACCCATCACCACAGCTCAGGGGCCCACTGA
- the LOC110485763 gene encoding fibroblast growth factor 8b isoform X2 — MSSRVRTADSLRASPQTLTVQGHFFSSKSHVPNTVQSHSPPPNFKHHVNEQCRLSDRMSRRLIRTYQLYSRTSGKHVQVLGNKKVNAMGDDGAVHAKLVVETDTFGSRIRIKGAKTGYYICMNKTGKLIGKRKGRGKDCIFTEIVLENNYTALQNAKYEGWYMAFTRKGRPRKASRTKQHQREAHFMKRQPKGHLLGDTQPFDVLPLSVVPFHPRRTKHTHHHSSGAH; from the exons ATGTCATCTCGAGTGAGGACAGCGGACTCGCTGCGTGCATCTCCCCAAACACTCACCGTGCAAGGGCACTTTTTCTCTTCAAAAAGCCATGTGCCC AACACAGTGCAGTCCCACTCCCCACCTCCTAATTTCAAGCACCATGTGAACGAGCAGTGCCGGTTGTCTGACCGGATGAGCCGCAGGTTGATTCGGACCTACCAGCTCTACAGCCGGACCAGCGGCAAACATGTCCAGGTTCTGGGCAATAAGAAAGTGAATGCCATGGGCGACGACGGAGCTGTGCACG CCAAACTTGTGGTGGAGACGGACACGTTTGGTAGTCGTATTCGGATCAAAGGGGCAAAGACGGGCTACTACATCTGCATGAACAAGACGGGGAAATTGATTGGCAAG cggAAGGGTCGCGGCAAAGACTGTATCTTCACAGAGATCGTTCTGGAGAACAACTACACTGCTCTCCAGAACGCTAAATATGAGGGCTGGTACATGGCCTTCACACGTAAAGGAAGGCCCCGCAAGGCCTCCAGGACCAAGCAACACCAGAGGGAGGCCCACTTCATGAAACGCCAGCCCAAGGGCCACCTCCTGGGTGACACCCAGCCCTTTGatgtcctccccctctccgtgGTCCCCTTCCACCCCCGGAGGACTAAACATACCCATCACCACAGCTCAGGGGCCCACTGA